The Enterobacter kobei genome has a segment encoding these proteins:
- the iolB gene encoding 5-deoxy-glucuronate isomerase, with protein sequence MSRLLSRWQQPNAEGRTQSVTPESAGWGYVGFEAYELQEGQVLTLPAINEERCLVLVAGRASISTPSAQFNDIGERMSPFERIKPWAVYVTPQETVQVTALTTLELAVCAAPGKGTYPTRLIAPQDIDGEARGKGHNQRYVHNILPEGKSADSLLVVEVWTNEGCTSSYPSHKHDTDNPPQETYLEETYYHRLNPQQGVCMQRVYTDDRTLDECMAVYDRDVVMVPKGYHPVATMAGYDSYYLNVMAGPVRKWMFTWEEDHAWINQDYPATGKH encoded by the coding sequence ATGTCACGTCTGTTATCACGCTGGCAACAGCCGAATGCTGAGGGGCGCACCCAGTCCGTTACGCCGGAAAGTGCGGGATGGGGATATGTCGGTTTTGAGGCATATGAATTGCAGGAGGGGCAGGTGCTGACGCTGCCCGCCATCAACGAAGAGCGCTGCCTGGTGCTGGTCGCCGGACGCGCCTCCATCAGCACGCCCTCCGCGCAGTTTAACGATATTGGCGAGCGGATGAGCCCGTTTGAGCGCATTAAGCCGTGGGCGGTGTACGTCACCCCGCAGGAGACGGTGCAGGTGACGGCGCTGACGACGCTGGAGCTGGCCGTCTGCGCTGCGCCGGGCAAAGGCACATACCCGACGCGGCTGATTGCGCCGCAGGACATCGACGGCGAGGCGCGCGGCAAGGGGCACAACCAGCGCTATGTGCATAACATTCTGCCGGAAGGTAAATCTGCCGACAGCCTGCTGGTAGTGGAGGTCTGGACCAACGAAGGGTGTACCAGTTCCTATCCGAGCCACAAGCACGACACGGATAACCCGCCGCAGGAGACGTACCTGGAGGAGACCTACTACCATCGTCTTAATCCGCAGCAGGGGGTTTGCATGCAGCGCGTCTATACCGACGACAGAACGCTGGACGAGTGCATGGCGGTCTACGACCGTGATGTGGTCATGGTGCCGAAGGGATATCACCCGGTGGCGACGATGGCCGGGTACGACAGCTATTACCTCAACGTGATGGCCGGCCCGGTACGCAAATGGATGTTTACCTGGGAAGAAGACCACGCGTGGATTAATCAGGATTATCCCGCTACAGGCAAGCACTGA
- a CDS encoding alpha/beta fold hydrolase, translating to MKALSVLTAGLLALSASAFAENKTSVVLVHGAFADGSSWNKVITRLQKHHTEVIAVQLPLTSLKDDVAATQRAIARAKGDVVLVGHSWGGTVISEAGNDARVKSLVYVAAFAPDSGQSTAELANTFPAPPGSAGIAKTADGYLYLPTEAVRKDFAPDVKPAEQLTIAATQGPIKADAFGEKVTHAAWHNKPSWYVVSENDRMINPALERAMAKTIHAKTTGVAASHVSMVSQPEAIARTIEQALEAR from the coding sequence ATGAAAGCACTGTCTGTACTGACAGCAGGCCTGCTGGCGCTTTCGGCCAGCGCTTTTGCGGAGAATAAAACCAGCGTCGTGCTGGTGCACGGCGCGTTTGCCGACGGCAGCAGCTGGAATAAGGTGATTACCCGGCTGCAAAAACACCATACCGAGGTTATCGCCGTTCAGCTCCCGCTTACGTCGCTAAAAGATGACGTTGCGGCCACCCAGCGCGCCATCGCCCGTGCTAAGGGGGACGTCGTGCTGGTCGGTCACTCCTGGGGTGGCACCGTGATTAGCGAAGCGGGCAACGATGCACGGGTTAAATCGCTGGTTTACGTGGCGGCGTTCGCGCCGGATTCCGGCCAGTCGACGGCAGAGCTGGCGAATACCTTCCCGGCCCCGCCCGGAAGTGCAGGCATCGCTAAAACGGCTGACGGCTATTTATACCTGCCGACCGAAGCCGTCAGGAAGGATTTCGCACCGGATGTGAAACCGGCTGAACAACTGACCATCGCCGCCACGCAGGGGCCAATTAAAGCCGATGCATTTGGCGAAAAGGTCACTCACGCCGCGTGGCACAATAAACCGAGCTGGTATGTAGTGAGTGAGAATGACCGGATGATTAACCCCGCGCTTGAGCGCGCGATGGCGAAGACGATCCACGCGAAAACCACCGGGGTCGCGGCGAGTCACGTGTCGATGGTGAGCCAGCCAGAGGCCATCGCCCGAACGATTGAGCAGGCGTTAGAAGCAAGGTAA